A DNA window from Camelina sativa cultivar DH55 chromosome 17, Cs, whole genome shotgun sequence contains the following coding sequences:
- the LOC104760012 gene encoding uncharacterized protein LOC104760012, with protein sequence MGRGVADLVSRASKAYRVAEFQKLFGDICNISPTIGEYDQNTNNAAESINSALRSPREYPVIPLLDSIKEMLTRWFFERRELSAKQKDPLTVKVEKKMSRRIVKGKYFKSYPIGRNIIQVKAHGVDFVVDLERRTCTCGKFQMGKLPCRHAIKGAFDIGNDLYPYADDMYSTTSWREYYEETVNPIGIPESEWGVPDHIEAAKVLPPESRRHPGRRRKRRHETVEDKIRASQQSQSSKRHKCSRCGKEGHN encoded by the exons atGGGAAGGGGTGTGGCTGACTTGGTTTCAAGAGCATCTAAAGCTTATAGAGTTGCAgagtttcaaaaactttttggaGATATTTGCAACATCAGTCCTACGATTGGAGA ATACGACCAGAACACAAACAATGCTGCAGAGTCGATCAATTCAGCTTTGAGATCACCTAGAGAGTATCCAGTAATCCCTTTACTAGACAGCATCAAAGAAATGTTAACACGCTGGTTTTTTGAGCGGAGAGAATTAAGTGCCAAGCAGAAAGATCCTTTAACTGttaaggtggagaagaagatgtcaagaAGAATAGTGAAAGGTAAATACTTTAAAAGTTATCCGATTGGAAGAAACATAATACAGGTTAAAGCGCATGGGGTAGACTTTGTGGTTGACTTGGAGAGAAGGACATGTACATGTGGGAAGTTCCAAATGGGCAAACTCCCTTGCAGACACGCCATTAAAGGAGCTTTTGATATAGGCAATGATCTGTATCCATATGCTGATGATATGTATAGCACTACCAGTTGGAGAGAGTACTATGAGGAGACTGTTAATCCAATAGGTATTCCAGAGAGCGAATGGGGCGTCCCTGACCACATTGAGGCTGCAAAAGTTTTACCACCTGAATCAAGAAGACACCCTGGTAGACGAAGGAAACGAAGACATGAAACAGTTGAAGACAAGATAAGAGCGTCTCAACAATCACAATCGTCGAAGAGACACAAGTGTAGCCGTTGTGGTAAAGAAGGACACAACTGA
- the LOC109129982 gene encoding uncharacterized protein At4g04775-like, producing MYQAIRLDRIIPVQERYYRCGFAASNKLRNDDHTFKWVDEALVNEIDTLTAKNIEFEKHLKDFKTERLEFEKIVDEKMEKEIFEKIEDALAEAKASNKKMMVIIVILCMLMIGCSKLLG from the exons atGTATCAAGCAATTCGACTAGATCGAATAATTCCCGTGCAAGA GAGATACTATCGTTGTGGATTTGCTGCATCAAACAAG CTTAGGAACGATGATCACACCTTTAAATGGGTTGATGAGGCTTTAGTCAACGAGATAGATACACTCACTGCAAAGAATATTGAATTTGAGAAGCACCTCAAAGATTTCAAAACTGAGAGATTGGAGTTTGAGAAAATAGTTgatgagaagatggagaaggagatatTTGAGAAGATAGAGGATGCTTTGGCTGAAGCAAAAGCAAGCAataagaagatgatggtgatcaTAGTGATATTGTGCATGCTCATGATTGGATGCAGCAAATTACTAGGTTGA
- the LOC104760013 gene encoding uncharacterized protein LOC104760013: protein MAKDEKKKIPLSYIKLVMDLDKLRAYPWGLHSFDYLVTSIMDTRKELKKTNSYILNGFSFALQVWVMEAISVIGELLGEKINKEFTNGARCSNWKGAAKVSYQDIIGPKDIVYPYISRSGNFDIIDDIEFFRRDEIDDVGVKNVNHLVQSGYDFRDHEWGHVESNDVEEEKIEEVVNEDDHVEKESDGDNQLSGLESSEKKPDVDVGASSTKKRKTKQIDHGAESRKMQFLCQRAATSFTHGFDEEMKSFIKGMFEASFKPFKEEIGQRLKKMEEDVSEVKEILSTIASTSTQATPPSFKPKDVGKSPSVQPKSLEDNFLFDDLFTKSGAIDLNIDSQDLLGTQDFLAKTVGHLSQKPCVPGVDPPIDAGKYDEDADLVFVSEVRWNALEAWQRNHSYEQLKFGPSVINHELLNRVITHCKWLHNPEMDAMMYLFREKTSLGEMKADRVGFMNCIFSERIKVEYTKYLKTKRQHKWDSRLLEYANGEFPSHGKTGKQWGTDVDRIYAPICVNGNHWISVCVNFVLRTVEVFDCAGYKNRRYVECFATCIPRILKEINAKVNGKASLLTPYEIIDMKVLSDLNKSHSDCGVYALKYIECHMKSLSLDLMSDENIKYARLKIAVDLWEAAKDPILLERMKNYVPPKSESHHIEID, encoded by the exons ATGGCTAAGGACGAGAAGAAAAAGATCCCTCTCTCATACATCAAGTTGGTGATGGATCTTGATAAGTTGAGAGCTTATCCTTGGGGTTTACATTCTTTTGACTACCTTGTGACCTCGATCATGGACACAAGAAAGGAGCTGAAGAAGACCAACAGTTATATTCTTAATGGCTTCTCCTTTGCACTTCAAGTATGGGTTATGGAAGCAATTTCAGTGATTGGAGAATTGTTGGGAGAAAAGATCAACAAGGAATTCACAAACGGTGCTAGATGTTCTAACTGGAAGGGAGCTGCAAAAGTGTCTTATCAAGACATTATTGGACCAAAG GATATCGTCTATCCATACATCTCGAGGTCAGGAAATTTTGACATCATCGATGATATAGAGTTTTTTAGGCGTGATGAGATTGATGATGTGGGAGTCAAAAACGTAAACCATTTGGTGCAATCTGGTTACGATTTTAGAGACCATGAGTGGGGTCATGTTGAAAGTAAtgatgttgaagaagagaagatagagGAGGTTGTAAACGAAGATGATCATGTTGAAAAGGAAAGTGATGGAGACAATCAATTGTCTGGGTTGGAGAGTAGCGAGAAGAAGCCAGATGTAGATGTGGGAGCATCAAGcacgaagaagagaaagacaaagCAGATTGATCATGGTGCAGAGAGTCGAAAAATGCAATTCCTATGTCAGCGAGCCGCAACGTCATTCACTCATGgttttgatgaagaaatgaaatCATTCATTAAAGGTATGTTTGAAGCTTCTTTCAAGCCTTTTAAGGAAGAAATAGGCCAGcgattgaagaagatggaggaggaTGTATCAGAAGTGAAGGAGATACTATCGACTATAGCATCAACTTCGACACAAGCCACACCACCATCCTTTAAACCAAAAGATGTG GGGAAATCACCATCCGTTCAACCAAAGAGTTTG GAAGATAACTTtctttttgatgatttgttCACCAAATCGGGTGCCATAGACCTTAATATTGACAGTCAAGATTTATTGGGCACTCAAGATTTCTTAGCGAAAACAGTAGGACATCTTTCGCAAAAACCATGTGTACCTGGAGTTGATCCTCCAATAGATGCGGGAAAGTATGACGAGGAtgctgatttggtttttgtCTCCGAAGTTAGATGGAATGCTTTGGAAGCATGGCAAAGGAATCATAG TTACGAGCAACTTAAGTTTGGTCCATCGGTAATTAATCATGAATTGCTTAACCGTGTCATTACTCACTGCAAGTGGCTGCACAATCCA gAAATGGATGCAATGATGTATTTATTCCGGGAGAAAACATCTTTAGGTGAAATGAAGGCAGACCGTGTTGGTTTCATGAATTGCATTTTCAGTGAGAGAATTAAAGTGGAATACACCAAGTACTTGAAGACAAAGCGGCAGCACAAATGGGATAGTAGACTTCTCGAGTATGCTAATGGTGAGTTTCCTTCTCACGGAAAGACAGGAAAACAATGGGGTACAGATGTTGACAGGATATACGCTCCGATTTGCGTCAACGGCAACCACTGGATTTCTGTGTGCGTTAACTTCGTCTTAAGAACTGTTGAAGTCTTCGACTGTGCTGGATACAAGAATAGAAGGTATGTCGAGTGTTTCGCAACGTGCATCCCAAGGATTTTGAAAGAAATTAATGCAAAGGTGAATGGAAAAGCATCTCTTTTGACACCATATGAAATCATAGACATGAAGGTGCTCTCCGATTTGAATAAGTCGCATAGCGATTGCGGGGTCTATGCATTGAAATACATCGAGTGTCATATGAAATCTCTAAGTTTGGATTTGATGAGCGATGAGAACATCAAATATGCGCGCTTGAAGATTGCTGTCGATCTGTGGGAAGCTGCAAAGGATCCAATATTACTTGAGCGTATGAAGAACTATGTCCCTCCAAAGTCTGAGTCTCACCATATCGAAATTGACTGA